A single genomic interval of Homo sapiens chromosome 15, GRCh38.p14 Primary Assembly harbors:
- the LOC124903569 gene encoding laforin-like, with protein MVRSLRGEGGCSTGSKGRSSWLTPEPPCYASPAQIPFPRQILLNLVSPPPPHASSLSLASTSPTFSCSPPAGPDSSRPPAARFPGPLARAALRACGCAHWAASGAGRAAAAAAAAGPGASGGGGGGVGSGVERCLGLQQHGDPAVESPGDKEGRLGRQIPEQPFFLDFGGSLPPPLRLQTPPSHPPTAPAADGRRRRRQRGAEGRRHASPAVKRPGREEPLVSPVMFPRRQAKATHSSPGVKA; from the exons ATGGTGCGGAGTCTGCGGGGGGAGGGCGGGTGTTCAACGGGCTCCAAAGGAAGGAGCTCGTGGCTGACGCCTGAGCCTCCATGTT ATGCCTCCCCCGCCCAAATCCCATTTCCACgccaaatattattaaatttggtttctcctcctcctcctcacgcAAGTTCTCTTTCTCTCGCCAGCACCTCCCCCACGTTTTCCTGCTCTCCACCAGCCGGGCCGGACTCCTCCCGGCCCCCAGCGGCGCGCTTCCCTGGCCCGCTGGCCCGCGCCGCCCTCCGCGCC TGCGGCTGCGCGCACTGGGCTGCCTCCGGGGCTGGCAGGGCAGCggcggccgcggcggcggcggggccgggagcgagcggcggcggcggcggcggcgtggGGAGTGGCGTGGAGCGGTGCCTGGGGCTGCAGCAGCACGGGGACCCGGCAGTAGAAAGCCCCGGGGACAAGGAAGGAAGGCTTGGCCGCCAAATCCCTGAGCAACCGTTCTTCTTGGATTTTGGGGGGAGCCTGCCCCCCCCACTTCGTCTTCAAACGCCCCCATCTCACCCCCCCACAGCCCCGGCCGCTGACGGGAGGAGGCGGCGGCGCCAGCGGGGGGCTGAGGGGCGCCGCCATGCCTCTCCCGCGGTGAAGCGCCCCGGCCGTGAGGAGCCGCTGGTCTCCCCGGTGATGTTCCCCAGGCGGCAGGCGAAAGCGACTCACTCGAGCCCTGGGGTAAAGGCCTAG